The genomic window ACGGGCGTCCCCGAAGGCCTCGATCGCCTTGAAGCCCCGCCGCAGCAGGTCCTTGGCGACCGTCTGGACCATCACACGGCCGAGCCCCTGCCCCTGGTAGCCCTGCATGATGAAGGCGGTCATCAACTGGACCGCGTCCGGAGACACCGGACTCGTGGGGAACGCCGTAGAGCGGGGCACATAGGCCGGAGGCGCGTACAGCACGAAGCCCACGGGCACCTCATCCACGTAGACCACCCGACCGCAGGACCCCCAGTCCAACAAAACGGCGGAGATCCAGGCCTCCTTCTCCAGTGCGGGGGTGCCCGCCTTTACCGCAGCCTCGCCGCTGACTGGGTCCAACTCCCAGAAGACGCACGAGCGACAGCGCTTGGGAAGGTCCTGAAGGTTGTCCAGCGTGAGCGGTACGAGCCGACGCCCCATGAAGGCTGATCCTCGCTTCCTTCGCCCGCGGCGTCGCGAGCGGCTGTCAGAGCGCTCCGCTCCCTGAGCAGACTTCCGACGAAGCCGCCGACCGCCCCCAGTCCCAGGCCTGCGGTCACCAGTCCGGAACGGCTCACGGTTCGCATGGCCCCCGCCTCTCCACAGAAGATCCGCCAGGTCGATGCGCCATACCCAAACGCATCGTATCCACGATGAGATTGCCTAGATACCGCCTGAAAGCAAAGAGCGGGCTGTGTCCGGTATACATCGGACACAGCCCATTCATGCGGTCGACCAGCCGAAAGCCGTCCTACCAATCGAAGGCTCAGGCCTCCGTCTGCTCCGAGTCGTCGTCCAGGAGACTTTTCTGGAGAGCGAGCTTCTCGCCCGGCGCCAGCGTGCTCAGGATGCGCTCAAGGTCCTCCGTGGAGGCGAACTCGACGGTGATCTTGCCCTTCTTCTGGCCCAGATCGATCTTCACCCGCGTCTCGAAACGATCCGAGAGCCGGGTGGCGAGCTCACCCAGAGCCGGCGAGGGCACAGAGCCAGCTCGCAGCCCTTTGGAACGCGCAGCGGTCTTCGGCCGCGAGCCCATGAGGGTGACGATCTCCTCCACGGCTCGGACCGAGAGTCCCTCCGCCACGATCCGGTGAGCCAGCTTGTCCTGCTCCTCCGAGTCCTCGATGGAGAGCAGCGCCCGGGCATGCCCCGCGGAGAGAACACCGGCGGCCACGCGGCGCTGGACCGGCGCCGAGAGCTTCAGCAGACGCAGGGTGTTGGAGACCTGCGGGCGAGACCGGCCGATACGGTCCGCCAGCTGGTCGTGCGTGCAGTTGAAGTCCTTGAGCAACTGGTCGTAGGCGAAGGCCTCTTCCAGCGGGTTCAGCTGGGCACGGTGCAGGTTCTCCAGGAGCGCGTCCAGAAGAAGCTTCTCATCATCCGTGGCCCGCACGATCGCCGGGATCGCCTCCAGCTCGGCCTCATGGCAGGCCCGCCAGCGCCGCTCACCCATGATGAGCTCGTAGCGGGCCGGGCCCACCTGCCGTACGACGATGGGCTGGAGAAGGCCAACCTCCTTGATGGAGGTGACGAGTTCCTGAAGAAGGTCTTCGTCGAACACCTCACGCGGCTGGCGCGGGTTCGGGGTGATGGAGTCGAGAGGCAGCTCGGCGAAGTAGGCGCCGATGGGTGCTGCGGGTACCTCTACCGCGCCGTTTGGTGACAGCGCCTCCGTTTCACGTGAAACAGGCGGAAGCGTCGCCACCTTCGAGGCCGCCACCCCACGCTCGGGGGTGAAGACGGATGGCACCGCCGGTCCTGCGGGTGCGGGCCCTCCTTGCGCGGGAGATTCCTTCTCTCCTGTCGAGGCCGCTGGGATCAGTGCAGCGAGACCACGGCCCAACCCCCTCCGTCGATCGCTCACTGGATCCCCTCCACCACACTCGGATTGTTCTGAGCACCGTTATGGGGGTGCGTCGGGTCGTACCCTACGCCCACGCCCCTCAGCGCGATTTCCCGTGCCGCCTCAAGGTATGAGAGGGCACCGCTCGATCCTGGATCGTAGGTCAGCACCGTCTGCCCGTAGCTCGGCGCCTCGGAGATACGGACCGAGCGGGGAATGCTCGTCCGCAGCACCTCTTCGCCGAAGTGGGTGCGCACCTCGTCGGCAACCTGGGACGCCAGGCGCGTCCGGCCGTCGTACATGGTGAGCAGGATGGTCGACACGTGGAGGACCGGGTTCAGGTGCCCCCGTACCAGGTCGACATTGCGAAGCAGCTGTCCAAGGCCCTCCAATGCGTAATACTCGCACTGGATCGGGATGAGGACTTCCTGGCCGGCGACCAACGCGTTGACCGTCAACAGACCGAGCGAGGGCGGGCAGTCGATGAGGACGTAGT from Streptomyces sp. DSM 40750 includes these protein-coding regions:
- a CDS encoding GNAT family N-acetyltransferase, with the protein product MGRRLVPLTLDNLQDLPKRCRSCVFWELDPVSGEAAVKAGTPALEKEAWISAVLLDWGSCGRVVYVDEVPVGFVLYAPPAYVPRSTAFPTSPVSPDAVQLMTAFIMQGYQGQGLGRVMVQTVAKDLLRRGFKAIEAFGDARWKEPACVLPADHLTAVGFKTVRPHPTYPRLRLELRTTLSWKEDVELALDRLLGAVQKEPALRPL
- a CDS encoding ParB/RepB/Spo0J family partition protein, giving the protein MSDRRRGLGRGLAALIPAASTGEKESPAQGGPAPAGPAVPSVFTPERGVAASKVATLPPVSRETEALSPNGAVEVPAAPIGAYFAELPLDSITPNPRQPREVFDEDLLQELVTSIKEVGLLQPIVVRQVGPARYELIMGERRWRACHEAELEAIPAIVRATDDEKLLLDALLENLHRAQLNPLEEAFAYDQLLKDFNCTHDQLADRIGRSRPQVSNTLRLLKLSAPVQRRVAAGVLSAGHARALLSIEDSEEQDKLAHRIVAEGLSVRAVEEIVTLMGSRPKTAARSKGLRAGSVPSPALGELATRLSDRFETRVKIDLGQKKGKITVEFASTEDLERILSTLAPGEKLALQKSLLDDDSEQTEA